A portion of the uncultured Draconibacterium sp. genome contains these proteins:
- a CDS encoding queuosine precursor transporter, whose amino-acid sequence MKNKVSVLFMLAGILFATCLLISNILASKIMMIGPWSAPAGVLIFPLAYIINDVLVEVWGYQKTRLIIWAGFGVNVLAVLFFTLAITVNAAPFWENQNAFATVLGSTPRIVAASMLAYLMGSFLNAYVMSKFKVLTKGKGFSIRAVVSTLVGESADSAIFITIAFAGIFPVNALLTMIVTQAIIKTVYEIAVLPLTIWVVGKVKKLEGIDTYDYQISYNPFKLGQV is encoded by the coding sequence ATGAAGAATAAAGTATCCGTTCTGTTTATGCTTGCAGGTATTCTTTTCGCCACCTGCTTATTGATTTCCAACATTCTTGCTTCAAAAATTATGATGATCGGTCCGTGGTCGGCACCGGCCGGAGTATTGATCTTTCCACTGGCTTACATCATTAACGATGTGCTGGTTGAAGTATGGGGTTACCAAAAAACCCGCCTCATCATCTGGGCAGGATTTGGAGTAAATGTACTTGCCGTACTATTTTTTACCCTTGCAATTACTGTAAATGCCGCGCCTTTCTGGGAAAACCAGAATGCCTTTGCAACTGTTTTGGGCAGTACGCCGCGAATTGTAGCTGCCAGTATGCTGGCCTACCTGATGGGGTCTTTTCTGAATGCATACGTAATGAGCAAGTTTAAAGTACTTACCAAAGGAAAAGGTTTTTCTATTCGTGCAGTTGTATCAACGCTTGTTGGCGAAAGTGCTGACTCGGCCATTTTTATTACCATTGCTTTTGCCGGAATATTTCCTGTAAATGCGCTGTTAACAATGATCGTTACCCAGGCGATCATCAAAACCGTATACGAAATTGCAGTGCTTCCGCTAACCATTTGGGTGGTTGGTAAAGTAAAAAAACTGGAAGGTATCGATACTTACGATTACCAGATCTCTTACAATCCGTTTAAACTGGGGCAGGTTTAA